The Penaeus monodon isolate SGIC_2016 chromosome 13, NSTDA_Pmon_1, whole genome shotgun sequence genome contains a region encoding:
- the LOC119579927 gene encoding inverted formin-2-like — MIKPRSLRYQTYSYHPAPPPPPPPPPPHVPPYDKYYPRGATYHLYPPYSGGQYAAPGAEYSYPPPPPGGVHYSQESYTSYTLCVPNPPPQGPPQALALPPPPPPTSNAPHPPAYATYHYTELTPVFTTFIHRVTICFPVDPKTAYGPLLEKKSVEGQRSSGSNVEECSSMNQVAVLGTSTIRPAQHQNHPHLQRLPGLVPAASCLPQCLPAGPSISLKPAATTTLGKGTINCKLFPINPWDSSSPQSVGSPHHSLGGASAQAVSGSTNTLL; from the exons ATGATTAAGCCGAGGTCGCTTAGA TATCAGACCTACAGTTACCACCCtgcccctccaccaccacctccacccccgcCTCCGCATGTACCGCCCTATGACAAGTACTACCCACGGGGAGCAACCTACCACCTGTACCCCCCGTACTCAGGGGGTCAGTATGCTGCCCCGGGTGCAGAATACTcatacccacctcctcctccgggTGGTGTGCACTATTCACAGGAGAGCTACACCTCCTATACCTTGTGCGTGCCCAACCCACCACCCCAGGGTCCCCCCCAGGCACTAGCTTTGCCTCCCCCGCCACCACCCACATCAAATGCCCCTCACCCTCCTGCATATGCCACATATCACTACACGGAACTCACACCGGTCTTCAC GACCTTCATCCACAGAGTAACAATATGCTTTCCAGTGGATCCAAAAACGGCATACGGGCCcctactggaaaaaaaaagtgtagaggGCCAGAGAAGCTCCGGAAGCAATGTTGAAGAGTGTAGTAGTATGAACCAAGTGGCAGTACTGGGCACCAGTACAATACGACCagcacaacaccagaaccatccACATCTACAGCGTCTCCCAGGATTGGTTCCTGCAGCCAG TTGCCTGCCCCAGTGTCTCCCCGCTGGCCCCTCTATCAGCCTCAAACCTGCCGCCACCACCACATTGGGCAAGGGCACTATAAACTGTAAACTGTTTCCCATCAATCCTTGGGACTCCAGTAGTCCCCAGTCTGTAGGGTCTCCACATCACAGTCTGGGCGGTGCTTCTGCACAAGCAGTTTCTGGGAGCACAAACACTCTTCTGTAG